The following are encoded together in the Lactuca sativa cultivar Salinas chromosome 1, Lsat_Salinas_v11, whole genome shotgun sequence genome:
- the LOC111912657 gene encoding cytochrome b5 domain-containing protein RLF produces the protein MDETKNSDDFTFWQVGDEKKNEPKGLPDVSSMSIEDKNKSSGTIWGDNSNINADVAKQEKVGSLTFKVIDASSQRKSTEPSKQTAGVDVESSNNASQKPKSVGKKPVSRAKVPYQIGYSHMDWLKVTRTHPDLAGLKGQSNKRVISLSEVKQHQSEDSMWTVLKGRVYNITPYMKFHPGGVDMLMKAVGKDCTALFNKYHAWVNAEFMLEKCLVGILEESRQ, from the exons ATGGATGAGACAAAAAATAGTGATGATTTTACCTTTTGGCAG GTTGGTGATGAGAAGAAAAATGAACCAAAAGGTCTTCCAGATGTTAGTAGTATGAGTATAGAAGATAAAAACAAAAGTAGTGGAACTATTTGGGGTGATAATTCCAATATTAATGCTGATGTGGCAAAACAGGAGAAAGTTGGATCCTTGACATTTAAGGTTATTGATGCATCTTCACAAAGAAAGTCAACGGAACCTTCCAAACAAACAGCAGGGGTAGATGTGGAAAGTTCAAATAATGCATCACAAAAACCAAAAAGTGTTGGAAAGAAGCCAGTTTCAAGGGCAAAAGTTCCTTATCAAATTGGGTATAGTCATATGGATTGGCTCAAGGTTACTAGGACACATCCTGATTTAGCAG gaTTAAAAGGGCAGTCAAACAAGAGAGTTATATCTTTAAGTGAAGTCAAACAACACCAATCAGAGGACTCCATGTGGACTGTTCTTAAAGGCCGTGTCTACAACATCACTCCATACATGAAATTTCATCCTGGag GTGTTGATATGTTGATGAAGGCGGTTGGAAAAGATTGTACAGCTTTATTTA ATAAATACCATGCTTGGGTGAATGCGGAGTTTATGTTGGAGAAATGTCTTGTTGGTATTTTGGAAGAAAGCCGGCAATGA